The DNA sequence GTGATCAACCTTTTGACCTTTCTCTTTGTCATCACGGGCTTCGTCTACACGTTCTTTTTTCGCAACGGAGCCGGACTGGAAAACTACATCGACGCGCTTTACTTCACCGTCGCGACCGTGACGACGACAGGCTTCGGCGACATCGTGCTGCCGGGCATCGCCGGCAAGCTGACGGCGATCGTAACCATGATCATCGGTATATCGCTGTTCGTCAGGCTGGCGCAGGCGATCTTTCGGCCGGCCAAGGTGTTCTTTCCCTGTCCGCAATGCGGGTTGCAGCGTCACGAGCCGGACGCCGTACACTGCAAGGCGTGCGGACACGTGCTAAACATTCCAGACGAAGGGAACTGACCGGCAACGCTATGACGCCGCGACCTCTGCCGGCTTGACTGCCTTGCGCTGCAAGTTGAGCAGATTGCCCATCAGGATCAGCAATGCACCGCCAGCGGTGAAAGCGTCGATCTGCTCGCTGTAAAGCAGCCAGCCGATGAGCGCCGACAACGGTACACGCAGGAAATCCATCGGCGAAATGACGGTGGCGTCGGCATAGCCAAGCGCACGGGCCATGCAAAAATGCGACGACATGCCGGTGAAGGCGATCAGCACGATCCATGGCCACAGTTCCAGCGGCGGGTTGCGCCACTCGTAAAGGGCTGGAACGAGGCCGACCACTGACTGGATGATCAGCATCCAGAAGATAATGCGCACGACGCTGTCCGTCCGCGTCAGCGACTTGACCAGGACCACCGAGATGCCGAAGCAAACCGCGGCGCCGAGCACGATGAGATGGCCCGGATCGACCGAGCCCACACCGGGGCGAACGATGATTAACACCCCGATCAGGCCCAGCACGATCGCGGCAAGCTTTGGCCGGGACAACCTTTCACCAAGAAAGGTCACCGCCAGGATAGCCGTCCAGATCGGTGTGGTGAATTCGATCGAAATCAGCACGGCCAACGGAATCAAGGTCAATGCGTAGAGCCATGCCGCCTGCCCGGTATAGTGGATGACGTTTCTGGCGATATGAGCGACGGGCCGCTGCGTGCGCATCGCCGCGAAGCCGCCGCTCATCATCACCAGCGGCAGCAGAATGAAGAACCCGATGACCGAGCGCAGTTCCAGCACCTGGAAGACGTTGAGCTCGGCGGTCGTGGCGCGGCCGGCGACCGACATCGCCAGGAACGAGGCGATCGACAGCGCCATCCAGAAAGCGGCCTTGGGGATCGAGGGGGTAGGTGCCATGTCAGCTATCTCGCAAGCCGGGGTTTTTGCCGCAACCACTAGCCGCCGCATTTGACTGGGCCAGAGATATTGGCGCGACGTTGCAAAACAGCCCTGTCGCGGGCGGAACCTGACATGGCAAGCCGCGTTGAGTCGCGATGTCCGCTTGAGCATCACCGATCGCCGTTCCACCCGTCACAAGGAGACCTTCGATGACATTACTCACGCGGTTTGTGCTTGCCGGGTGCCTGGCCGTCGCGGCCACAGCCGCGCATGCGGACGAGAGCAAATTTCTCCAATCCTTCAAGGGCAATTTCGCCGGCAAGGGAACCGTTCAGGTGACGACGCAGGCGCCAACGGTCAGCGTTTCCTGCACGTTCAAATCGAATGCGACATCGTCTTCGCTGTCCCTCGACGGCAACTGCCGCGGCCTGATCCTGGTGACACGCGCCATCAGTGCTCGCCTGAAGACCAGCGGCGCCAAATACAGCGGTGTCTATGTGGGATCGCGCACCGGACCGGCGCAGTTGAACGGAAGCCGTTCCGGCAATGCGATAAACCTCGCCATCCGCTGGGCCAAGGAGGTCAATGGCGACCGCGCCGCGCAGCTTACCGTGCAGAAAAACGGTGCGGACGGCATAGTCTTGACCGTGGTCGACCGCGATCCCAAGACCGGCAAGAGCGTGGTGACCAGCCGCATCGATCTTCGACGCAGCTGATCGGGTTCAATCTTCCAGCGGCTCCGGCGGATGGGCGTCGCGGCCCTTGCCGAAGGTGTAGCCGGTTTGCACCGCCTTGCGGCCGAACTTGTCGCGTAGTGCATCGATGGCGCCTTCGGCCATGGCGCGCTTGCGCGACTGCACATCGACCAAATCCGGCGGATCGGCCTTATCATCGTCGGAGAGGTCGCTGACGCCGATGCCGAGCAATCGGAATTTCGTTCCGTCGGTCTCCTTGCGAAGAAGTTCCACGCCGGTCGAAAAGATGCGGTCGGCGAGGCGGGTCGGGTCGCCGAGCTGACGGTTGCGCGTGCGGAGCCTGAAGTCCTGGGTCTTCAGCTTCAGCACCACGGTGCGCCCGGCGATGCCTGATTTCTTCAGCCTCGCCGAGACTTTTTCCGAAAGGCCCCTCAGCACCGAGACAAGCTCGTCCAGTGAGGCGATATCGGTGTCGAAAGTGGTTTCGGCCGATACGCTCTTGGCGTCCTGGTCTGGGTCGACGCGGCGGACATCCTCACCGCGCGAAAGCCGGTAGAGCCGTTCGCCCATCACCCCATAGCGGCGCATCAGGTCGCCACGCTCCATCTTCTGGAGCTGGCCGATCGTGCGGATGCCATCCTGTTCCAGCGTGGCGTTGAACGCCTTGCCGACGCCCCAGATCATGGTCACCGGCTGCGTGGCCAGAAAGCCGACCGCCTCCGCCTCGCCGATGACGGAAAAGCCGCGCGGTTTGCGGAAATCGGACGCTATCTTGGCGAGGAATTTGCAATAGGACAGGCCTGATGAAACGGTGATGCCGATCTCCTTCTCCACCGCCAGCGAAAAGCGCGCCAGCACCACGGCCGGTGGCAGTCCGTGCAGGCGCTCGGTGCCGGCGAGGTCGAGGAAGGCCTCATCGATCGACAACGGCTCGACCAGCGGTGTCAAAGCCTGCATCATGGCGCGCACCTCGCGGCCGACGGCCACGTACTTTTCCATGTTGGGCGCGATCACGACCGCCTCCGGGCAGGCCTCGAGCGCCTTGAACATCGGCATGGCGGAGCGCACGCCGCGGATGCGAGCGATGTAGCAGGCGGTGGAGACGACACCGCGCTTGCCGCCGCCGATGATCAGCGGCTTGTCCTTGAGCGCAGGGTTGTCGCGCTTCTCGATGGCCGCGTAGAAGGCGTCGCAATCGATATGGGCGAGGTGCAGCCGGTAAAGCTCGGGATGGCGGGCAAGGCGAGGGCTGCCGCAGCGTTCGCAACGGCGCGTTTCACTGCGCTGAAAGGTCAGGCAGTCACGACAAAAACCGTGGTCGGGATTGTTGACAGGGGTCGCCATCGCTGCGAACATAAAGAGAACAAAACCAATGGTACGACAGCGCAAGGCCAGCGACAAGCCTGGCCTGGGGAGAACGCATGAGCACGACCGTAGTGCCGCTGGCGCCAGAGCTCTGGCCTGAATTCGAGGACCTTTTCGGCAAGCAGGGCGCCTGCTACGGCTGCTGGTGTACGCATTTCCGGCTGGCGCCGGCGGCGCGGCGCGAGAGCAGTCGTGAACGCAACAAGGATCACATCAAGGCGCGCATCGAAGCCGGCCCGCCGCCCGGCCTGCTGGCTTTCGAGGACGGCAAGGCGGTCGGCTGGATGCAGATCGGGCCACGCGCCGACGTGCCCGAATGGAATAACAAGGGCAGGGGCTCGGCGCCGATCGATCCCGCCGACGCGTCCGATCCGGCCGTTTGGGCGATCTCGTGCTTTTTCATCCGCGCCAAGGCGCGCGGCAGGGGCATCACCCACCGCCTCGTCGAAGGCGGCATCGAGTTCGCCCGCAGGAACGGGGCGCGGCTCGTAGAGGCCTGCCCGATCGACCTGTCGCGCGATTCGCGTTCGATCGGCCTGTTTGTCGGGTCATCGGGGGTGTTCGAGAAAGCCGGGTTCGAAAGGCTTGTGGAGCGCAAGGCCGGTCGGCCGCTGATGCGGCTGGTGTTGAAGCCGATTGCCTGACTGTCATCGTCT is a window from the Mesorhizobium australicum WSM2073 genome containing:
- a CDS encoding DMT family transporter, yielding MAPTPSIPKAAFWMALSIASFLAMSVAGRATTAELNVFQVLELRSVIGFFILLPLVMMSGGFAAMRTQRPVAHIARNVIHYTGQAAWLYALTLIPLAVLISIEFTTPIWTAILAVTFLGERLSRPKLAAIVLGLIGVLIIVRPGVGSVDPGHLIVLGAAVCFGISVVLVKSLTRTDSVVRIIFWMLIIQSVVGLVPALYEWRNPPLELWPWIVLIAFTGMSSHFCMARALGYADATVISPMDFLRVPLSALIGWLLYSEQIDAFTAGGALLILMGNLLNLQRKAVKPAEVAAS
- a CDS encoding DNA polymerase IV, which codes for MFAAMATPVNNPDHGFCRDCLTFQRSETRRCERCGSPRLARHPELYRLHLAHIDCDAFYAAIEKRDNPALKDKPLIIGGGKRGVVSTACYIARIRGVRSAMPMFKALEACPEAVVIAPNMEKYVAVGREVRAMMQALTPLVEPLSIDEAFLDLAGTERLHGLPPAVVLARFSLAVEKEIGITVSSGLSYCKFLAKIASDFRKPRGFSVIGEAEAVGFLATQPVTMIWGVGKAFNATLEQDGIRTIGQLQKMERGDLMRRYGVMGERLYRLSRGEDVRRVDPDQDAKSVSAETTFDTDIASLDELVSVLRGLSEKVSARLKKSGIAGRTVVLKLKTQDFRLRTRNRQLGDPTRLADRIFSTGVELLRKETDGTKFRLLGIGVSDLSDDDKADPPDLVDVQSRKRAMAEGAIDALRDKFGRKAVQTGYTFGKGRDAHPPEPLED
- a CDS encoding GNAT family N-acetyltransferase, encoding MSTTVVPLAPELWPEFEDLFGKQGACYGCWCTHFRLAPAARRESSRERNKDHIKARIEAGPPPGLLAFEDGKAVGWMQIGPRADVPEWNNKGRGSAPIDPADASDPAVWAISCFFIRAKARGRGITHRLVEGGIEFARRNGARLVEACPIDLSRDSRSIGLFVGSSGVFEKAGFERLVERKAGRPLMRLVLKPIA